In Liolophura sinensis isolate JHLJ2023 chromosome 2, CUHK_Ljap_v2, whole genome shotgun sequence, a genomic segment contains:
- the LOC135462803 gene encoding calmodulin-like protein 4, producing the protein MAKHFSQKDIDEFKECFHFNVKSGKIKSEDELSQIMLSLGYSPTGEEVHKYFTKSVSGEGVIEFATFLDIMYEHSQTENCSDEILKAFLAHDVKRKGTVSTKELRNILTGFGDKLTTKEVDTMLREANVPQSGELNYTEFLRMMFTPVPDY; encoded by the exons ATG GCCAAGCATTTCAGCCAGAAAGACATTGATG agttCAAGgagtgttttcattttaacgtGAAGTCTGGGAAGATAAAATCGGAGGATGAGCTGTCACAGATTATGTTGTCTCTTGGTTATAGTCCCACTGGCGAGGAGGTACATAAATACTTCACCAAAAGTGTGTCAG gAGAGGGTGTCATAGAGTTTGCGACTTTTCTTGATATCATGTATGAACACTCGCAGACGGAAAATTGTAGCGATGAAATTCTGAAGGCGTTCCTGGCTCATGACGTAAAGCGGAAAGGCACCGTGTCCACAAAGGAACTGAGAAACATCCTGACCGGGTTCGGGGATAAACTAACGACGAAGGAAG TGGACACTATGTTAAGAGAGGCGAATGTACCCCAGTCCGGGGAGCTGAACTACACTGAATTCCTGAGGATGATGTTCACTCCCGTCCCAGACTACTGA